Sequence from the Parvicella tangerina genome:
CATCCATATCTGAACCGTTGGACACATCAATACCACTTAGGAAATCAGCATTCACAACATTTCCATTGGCATCAATAAGATCTTGCTCTATCGAAATAGAACGACCATATAATTTAAAATCAGTGACTGAGAAAAATTCAAAGTCTATTGACAATTGCGATGGATAATAACAAACACAGGGATCGTAAGTCAACTGAAAATCAACGCTTTTCCAGAAATTAATTTGTCCTGCTGGTGGAGCAACTGCAAACAACTTAGTTGCAACAGTTCCTTTATCCAGTGTTCTATCGGTTCCTTTAGCTAATCTTAAGATCCCTGATGCAGAAGAAGACTTATACTCAAGTACCACTTTCACACCATCCACAGCATCAACAGGAGGTTCGTTGTAGCCATACTGGAAAAACAGTCTAAAAACACCTGTATAACGGTTGTAGAAACCTAAATACGGTATTGAAGTTAAATCTACATTGTTATGAATGGTAACGTTATCCGGATATCGTCCTAAGTTCGCTAACATTAATTCCCACCCGTTATCTGGATGAACATATTCACCTCCAAGATCCTTTCGAAGATATTGATAATCAGATATGTTCTGGTTATACGACTGGATATTACTCATCGTTGTGTACGGCTGAGTTGGATTATACATCATGTTATCCAATGAATAACTATTTGGTGTCCACCAATCTAACCCATTTAAGTAACGTTGATCTTGTGAATAGGGAGGTCCTGACGTTTGTAAATCAGGTAATTGATCATTATGTGAATTGTTCGGATCGGTCGACACGTCATGTTCACATTGTGCGTGTGATATTACACCATAGCCTACCAAAAAGCATAGTGTAATTAGTTTATGTAAAGTTTTCATTTATTTAAATTTTTCTACCAGAATAAATTGTTTCGTAATAATCTGGACTATTGGGGTTACTAGAACCAAAAGACAAGTGCATTTCTACTTTCATATTGGGTGAAAGGTAAATATCGCCTCCTAAATAATTGTACTCCGTAATGGTAGGTTCAACCCAAAGTTGTCTGTAGTTGATTCCTTCCAAACTCAATCCTGTAGCCAATGTAGATCCTGAGGTATAAACAGCATTGGAACCGACTCCATCGTAATTATAAAAATTCAACGTAGGAGCTCCAAAATGACCTGCAACGATATCTAAAGTAATATCCGCACTATCACTAATTGCAGGGATATACACTCGATAAGTCCCTTCTATACTTCCGTATTCCAAGTCGCTACCATTATCTATAGGGTAACTGGATATATTTAAAGGTCGAGAAATAGAATCATACCCGTCATCATCAGGAAAACAATTCGTGTTGGGCGTCTTGTTTACCACCAAAGAAATCGTTTGATTAATTCCAGCTAACCCATCACTAAAATAGCGGATCACTTGTTGATCATTGACGACTTCTGTCCCCAAATACCAGGTGTATTCCGCATCCTGCTCCAATGCTGTAAAACGAACATTCTTGTTTTTAAGAATGGTATCGGTATCAGTATAGAGTGCGAAGTTGGTATTTCCTGTTGTCATTTCTTCAATCAAGAAATTGGCACTCACCTCCGTAGCACAATCACAAGGATCCTCAGCCTCTTCCATCACTGGAGGTTGTTCCTTTCCGCAGCTAGTGGATAACGTGAGCACCCATCCAGCTATCACAGGTAAGATGAGCTTATTCTTCTGTTTCTTCAACGCTTTCTTCATTCTTTAAAACTTCTATCTCTTCTTTCAATTGTAGAATATATAACGTTAATTCTTCTACTTTCTCCAAAAGAACTCTGTTCATTTCTCCTAAATCTACTCCTTCTGATTCGTATTCGCATGCTGAAGGAACGTTTGGTAAGTGCTCCTCGGTTTCTATGTAGTTTTGAAGACTATCTAACGACATCAATTCATACTCTTCATCAAACACATAATCAGGAATATTATTTAAAGTAGTTGTATACTTTCTGGCAAAGACCTCCCCTTCTCTAGTTACCGTAAATGACTTATCATTTTCTGTAGTTCCGTTCATTACCTCAATGGCATTAGAATTTTCTCTTACATAGACTCTTATTCCGTATTTACCAGCAGTAACATTCTTTACGTACAACGTATTATCACCACTTGCTAAATAGTTGATTTTAGCATAAGTTGTTACTACACCAGGGTTCATTCCGATTCCCATTCTATTATTGGCTCCATACATGTTGATCCCAATACCACCAGTGCTTATGGACATATTGCCCCCTTCTTGGTTGCTGATCACACTATTCGTCTCACTCATTCTGATTAACAGTCCGTCTGTAGATTGATCACCCACACTACTATTCGTTAATAACAATCTTGAAGTCTTACCGTGATTAATTGTAAATCTCTGCGCTACTCCACCTGTTGAATAATCTGTTGTGCCATGTATTTGTAAATTAGCGTTGGGAGAAGTTATTCCTATCCCTGTATTTCCACTCGGAGTAGGAAAAACATTATTTTGTCCAAAGGACAGCGTAAAAAATGCAAATGATGAGATTGTTAACCAGACTTTATTTTTCACTTCTAAAAGTTTTATTTGGTACAAATAATGACAATTGATAAACAAAAAACAAATAGTTATGCCGCAAAACAGGTATAAACACCTAAAAAACACGTATAAATACCTACGTCTGAAAAATAAAAAATCACATCGACTGTGTTGGCTGAGAGGAGATTTTCACGACCTCATCAAACTCTTCTGGAGAAAGATCATTAAAGAAGTAATTTACTGGGTTTACAAGATTTCCTTTATACATCACTTCATAATGTAAATGAGGACCCACAGAGGCTCCTGTATTCCCGACAAGAGCAATAATATCACCACGTTTTACTTTATCTCCTTTCTTGCACTTGTACTCACTACAATGCGCATAGCGTGTTTTATAGCCAAAGCCATGATCTAAGATTACAATTTGGCCATAACCGCTCATTACTTTACACTCTTCAACTACGGCATCTCCAGTAGCAAAAATCGGAGTTCCTATATCAGCGGTAAAATCAAGCCCCGTGTGCATCTTTAGGATTTTATAGATGGGGTGCATCCGCATACCAAAACCTGATGCAATATGCGTTAAATCTTCATTGTGAATAGGTTGAATAGAAGGAACGGATTGCAGTAAATCTTCTTTTTGCTTTGCCATAGCAATGACCGAATCAAAACTTATGCTTTGTGCGTACAGTTTTTTCTCTACAATGGCAATCTGTTGTGACACTTCAAATAACAGGTCTCCATGCTCAAGGTCTTTGTACTTGTCTTTGACATTCGGGTTACCACCTACACCCAACTCTCTTTTATATTGAGGATATGGATCTGCCCCAAAAATAACTCGATAAATATTATCATCTTTTTGTTGCAAATCAGAACTGATTTCCTTCAAGTTGTTGACCTGTTCTTTGAGTTCAGCAATTTCTGCCTCATGCTTTTCAATGTCATATTGCACTTCTTTCTTCCCTATATTCTTGATGTAACCGTAAGAAAAGAAGAGAATTAAAACGGAAGCAACAAACGCTGCAATCGCATAGTAAGAGAGCCTTTTTAAGTGATCTTTCCAGGTTAATTCAACCTCATCATAACTCAGCGTCTCCGGATTATATTTATACTTGACCTTGCTCATGATTTGTGCGAAGGATTGCTAAAATACAGTAACTTCTAGTAAAACGCAAAACCCCCAACACCTTTAACATAAATTAATACATTTGTTATACGATGAAAAAGCACTTCTATTTTTTGATCTCTTGTATACTTATATTGCAGAGTATACAATGCTCCTCGCAAACCTATTTACCTTTGATTGGACAAACCAACAGATGGAGTGTAACCAACTGTTTTAATGGCTGTTTGACCGATACTTATTTTTTAGATGGAGATACCACCATCAATGGTAAAGGTTATCGGGTGCTAAATGGTTATCATTTTATTTCGGGCTCCTTCTTGATTCGTGAAGAAGTTGCTTCAAAGAAAGTTTTCATTGGCATAATCAACGGCAATAAGCTGGATGAGTACCTTGTTTATGACTTCGGTATTCAGGTTGGAGATTCCGTTCAGGTTTTTAACCCAATTAGTCCGCTGCCAACAAACGTTGGCAAGTTGTATCTGGACTCCACCTCAACACAAGTACTTGATGACGGTATCTTTCATAATGTTTTCTATCTATCCACAGTTAATAATCAGTATCGTCCTGTTTGGATAGAGGGGGTTGGCTCTTTAACCCTGATTAATACACCATGTGCCACGCCTGATGTAAATAGTGTTGGACACTTGAGTTGTTATACGCGCAATGATATTTTTACTTATAGCAATCTTGACTCTATAGAAAGTTGCTCCTCACATATTGCCTTATCTTCTGATTCTTTCTCTGAATCCAAAAAAACTATTTCAATCACAAATACGAATACCCTGGTAAAAATTGAAAATCTACCTTCTTATTGTCAAATTGGTATCTACAGTATGAATGGTCTTCTTCTTCACCAAGAAAACTTAGGAGAAGCAGCAACTCCAGAAATTGACATCAATCATTTGGCAAAAGGCATCTACCTCATTACTGTTACTTCATCAAATGAGTTTTGGTCCAAGAAATTCATCAAGCTTTAAGGCACATCTTTTTCGTCACTTCCCAAAGTACAGCTCCACCACAAACAGAGACATTTAATGAATGTTTGGTACCAAACTGGGGTATTTCCACAACTTCATCACACGCTGCAATTACTTCATCCTGAACTCCCTCAACCTCATTTCCAAATATCAAGGCTACTCCATTTTCCTCAATTTGTAAATCTTGCAATAAAGTAGTTTTTACCGCTTGTTCAACGGCACAAGTTTTATACCCTTTCGCTTTCAAAGCAGCTACAACTTCAACTGTGTTTTCAACATATTCCCAATCTACGGCCTCCGTAGCACCCAA
This genomic interval carries:
- a CDS encoding M23 family metallopeptidase — translated: MSKVKYKYNPETLSYDEVELTWKDHLKRLSYYAIAAFVASVLILFFSYGYIKNIGKKEVQYDIEKHEAEIAELKEQVNNLKEISSDLQQKDDNIYRVIFGADPYPQYKRELGVGGNPNVKDKYKDLEHGDLLFEVSQQIAIVEKKLYAQSISFDSVIAMAKQKEDLLQSVPSIQPIHNEDLTHIASGFGMRMHPIYKILKMHTGLDFTADIGTPIFATGDAVVEECKVMSGYGQIVILDHGFGYKTRYAHCSEYKCKKGDKVKRGDIIALVGNTGASVGPHLHYEVMYKGNLVNPVNYFFNDLSPEEFDEVVKISSQPTQSM
- a CDS encoding T9SS type A sorting domain-containing protein; the encoded protein is MIGQTNRWSVTNCFNGCLTDTYFLDGDTTINGKGYRVLNGYHFISGSFLIREEVASKKVFIGIINGNKLDEYLVYDFGIQVGDSVQVFNPISPLPTNVGKLYLDSTSTQVLDDGIFHNVFYLSTVNNQYRPVWIEGVGSLTLINTPCATPDVNSVGHLSCYTRNDIFTYSNLDSIESCSSHIALSSDSFSESKKTISITNTNTLVKIENLPSYCQIGIYSMNGLLLHQENLGEAATPEIDINHLAKGIYLITVTSSNEFWSKKFIKL
- a CDS encoding RNA methyltransferase, coding for MNRKLKLDELKRDSVEAFKQKSKHPIVVVLDNIRSLNNVGSFFRTGDAFNIEKIYLCGITACPPHREIRKTALGATEAVDWEYVENTVEVVAALKAKGYKTCAVEQAVKTTLLQDLQIEENGVALIFGNEVEGVQDEVIAACDEVVEIPQFGTKHSLNVSVCGGAVLWEVTKKMCLKA